In one window of Musa acuminata AAA Group cultivar baxijiao chromosome BXJ3-2, Cavendish_Baxijiao_AAA, whole genome shotgun sequence DNA:
- the LOC135631375 gene encoding FCS-Like Zinc finger 13-like, which produces MADSGDQKKHYVLKLALSVGFSDSSSSAADAAHDRHSNSRPATAARSPRSFAAGDGAVGLAIVAAMSAASEEPAAGLARSDPVPIGAVVTKPGLRTGAPKEGEVGEDMELSESYTCVISHLGGNRVKKRVYFGDDGLLFEPPPPPPPGLADPPFVVAEFLRCCFLCKKKLDGMDVYMYRGEKAFCSEECRCQQMLHDELGEQFASGAPKNYECSSSPYASSLVISAGVAAA; this is translated from the exons ATGGCCGATTCCGGCGACCAGAAGAAGCACTACGTTCTAAAGCTCGCTCTTTCCGTGGGCTTCAgcgactcctcctcctccgccgccgacgCCGCACACGATCGCCACTCCAATTCCCGGCCGGCCACTGCCGCTCGGTCCCCCCGGAGCTTCGCCGCAGGCGACGGCGCCGTCGGCCTCGCCATCGTGGCCGCCATGAGCGCCGCATCCGAGGAGCCGGCTGCGGGCCTGGCCCGGTCGGACCCGGTCCCGATCGGCGCCGTGGTGACGAAACCCGGGCTGAGGACTGGCGCACCGAAGGAGGGGGAGGTGGGGGAGGACATGGAGCTCTCCGAGAGCTACACTTGTGTGATCTCGCACCTGGGGGGGAACAGGGTGAAGAAAAGGGTCTACTTTGGCGACGATGGCCTCCTTTTCgagcctcctccgccgccgccgccggggcTAGCGGACCCGCCCTTTGTGGTAGCGGAATTCCTGAGGTGCTGCTTCCTCTGCAAGAAGAAACTCGATGGCATGGACGTTTACATGTACAG AGGAGAGAAGGCCTTTTGCAGTGAAGAATGCAGATGCCAGCAGATGCTACATGATGAACTCGGAGAGCAGTTTGCCTCCGGAGCACCGAAGAACTACGAATGCTCGTCGTCTCCCTATGCTTCTTCGTTAGTCATTTCAGCTGGTGTTGCAGCTGCTTGA
- the LOC135631783 gene encoding B-box zinc finger protein 32-like: MKQRQACELCGGEAAIFCQPDAAFLCWACDASVHGANFLVARHVRWVACGSCHSLDSCRRVSGPAPRLVRSLCPSCDPDHSPPSPSHQAASSYTSSCLSTSEPTSESTAGPPAEKPAAARRATVKRRRGVVDERVEWFLLGWGRRMGLRSRRPCVKAAARVAAACEELTAALPLRVSLAAALWLAIKLPEDEASSARGRGAALRRLEVCSGVPARLILAAESRIAGRVRVAKEGWAECP, encoded by the coding sequence ATGAAGCAGCGGCAGGCCTGCGAACTCTGCGGCGGCGAGGCGGCGATCTTCTGCCAGCCGGACGCCGCCTTCCTCTGCTGGGCCTGCGACGCATCCGTGCACGGCGCCAACTTCCTCGTGGCCCGCCATGTCCGCTGGGTGGCCTGTGGCTCATGCCACTCCCTCGACTCTTGCCGCCGGGTCTCCGGCCCCGCCCCGCGGTTGGTCCGGTCCCTCTGCCCCTCCTGCGACCCCGATCACTCCCCTCCCTCGCCCTCCCACCAGGCTGCCTCTTCTTACACTAGCTCgtgcctctccacctcagagcccaCCTCCGAGTCGACGGCGGGGCCACCGGCAGAGAAGCCCGCCGCTGCCCGACGGGCGACAGTGAAACGGCGGCGAGGAGTGGTGGACGAGAGGGTGGAGTGGTTCCTGCTAGGCTGGGGCCGGAGGATGGGGCTGCGAAGCCGCAGGCCGTGCGTCAAAGCGGCTGCACGCGTGGCTGCCGCGTGCGAGGAGTTGACCGCGGCCCTGCCACTACGGGTGTCCCTCGCGGCCGCACTATGGCTCGCCATCAAGCTCCCCGAGGACGAGGCGTCGTCAGCGAGGGGCCGAGGTGCAGCGCTCCGGCGGCTGGAGGTTTGCTCTGGCGTGCCCGCGAGGCTCATCCTCGCCGCCGAGTCGCGGATCGCCGGGCGCGTCCGAGTCGCGAAGGAGGGCTGGGCCGAGTGCCCATAG